The Arabidopsis thaliana chromosome 5, partial sequence genomic interval attttcaatataatatgtatgaaattgaatataaatatttcaaattgtGACctgttactcagtagaaagttttcttaaatctattttcacccgttataatattttttcatgtattgaacagtttatattcgtttttaaaaattcaaattatggcatatgcgaaaaaactctaattttttttataatgatgatattattttttcgcaaaaatagaatcatataaagatgagaagtgaactataataattaataaaaaattaatataataatttagatatcaaatctaatttgttaattttaattgtttacttttttggaaattaataatgtatttcgtttttctaattaaataaattaattaaaatttagatatcaaatcttatatgttgattggttattgtttttggaaattaaaaatgtatttcgttttttaattaaatttaattaattaaattagtatttgactttttaatccttaaacagataaattaatttactctttaaaattttatttctaatggcatacttatgtaattatttacaaaaagtaaggttacatttaaattgtatttcccaaataatatagtaggattatttttctttttaatacaTTGTTATAAACCTTAAAGttaatcttaaaattaatCATTAATTGTCACAAATCAAAACTCGATCTTACAAATGATTCAAGTTAATTACTATTATACGGATCTGACCAAATTTGAATTCAACCATTCTTTTATGCTGAAGTACGATATGGATTTAAAGCTCTTAGACCTACCATGCATTTCTGTGTATCCATAAATTGTAGACATTTAAAGTCAATCTTATCaacatttccaaaaaatatttgtaaaagaTCTCAAGAAACAAATGTAGATCTCTGAAGAAAATTCATTTCCAAAAAACATGATACTAAATTACAACAACAGTTGATGAGGATGTTTTTGGCGCTGGGGGGTcataatcaaaaatcaaatcataggACTTTATGtcaaataaacataataatcgctaaaaatgaaatatatagtaacaaaaaGTTATAGTTTTggaaataatatatttagtcaAGAGGATATTTTTGGGAATAATGTgaacaagagagaaagaaatattttttttaaaaaacattaatttcaaCCGCGAGGCACAGTATCGCATATGGTAACTAGAAACCGACAAATAAAATCCTGTGCGTATGGGTCCCACATATATTATACGACGCCGTTTCAAAATCACACCATACGAAATACGACGTCGTTTGGAAACCACACCATATGAATACGACTCGTGAAAGTGCATCAAATCGCATCGCctgtttttataatttctcGTCttgtacaaaataaaagactctctctctcttaaaatTTCTCTTTCGATTCTCTcgcatttcaaaatttcatttcCTTATATAGACTCTTAAGGCCGGCGATTTCTGTGAGTCCATAGATTTTCGCTACTCCGCCGTCAGTTTTTCTCAACTCCGGAGGCTGTGTTTTTGCCACCGCTTTGATTCGCCGGTAAATTTCTCTAGCTCCATTTTTGAATACGCATTTGCAAGTTTGAACTGGTTTCGATAATCATTTGATCTCTATAATTTGAGAATTAGTCAGCCGGTGGAAAGTATATGAATCGGAAATGGAATCGcgaggattttgttttggaaattaattGAGATCTTCTCAGAGTTCTTGAGTGAGATcgtgtttttgttgttattgttaaaTCGCTTGAAATTCGAATTGGAAATGTAGATCTATGCTATGTCTCGTTTTGTGCTGTTGAATTGGTCCCGTTTTGATCTTATTCAACAGTCTGTGAAGTTGACAAGTAGAGTTTTACTTCCCTATTGATGGCATTTTActattgttcttgtttttgagATTCTTGTGTGTTTATCccgaaattgagaaaatatttgagtGTACGAAGAGACTAAAGAGCTGATCTTAAGGCTAAAGTGTCTTATTATTTGagttttggtttgtaattGTATACACATGAATCTACAAAGCTTGAATCAGCCTTCTTTATATTTCTGTTTGTGGGTGGAGTTTCTTAGCTGATTCAAGCTTTGTGGAACTTAAAGATCTGTTTGCAATTTCTAAAGATCTATTGCTATGTGATGACCGATGAGCTTGAAACGGATTTAAGTTTCTCATTTTAGTCTTACTGTAACAGTTTCACGAAAACTCAGTATCCTTTGAGCTTTTATGGAAGTAAATTCGAGAACGTGTTAGATATGTAGAGTTGGTTATGATTCTGGTCTACATTGTTATAAGTTAGATTTCTTCCTGCAGTGTGCTTGACCTTGCACTGGTTAATTATTATATCCATGGTATTCTCTACCACGGTCTGTATTtagttttgatgatgatttttttttctcctgtTTTTATGCAGGTAAGTTCACGTATGGCCAGTAATACTTTGAAAGAGATGAATAGTCTTCATGTAACTGAGAAGATAAGTGACTGTAAAGCTAGCTTGACCAAGCCATGTGTTGGTAAAATGAATGGAAAATCTGAAGATAGACCATTACCAAACTCTGCCTCCTTGGATTCCAGTGATTCTAAAGTTGTAGAAGCAGAGAAACCCGAGCCAGAGATAGCTATTGTGGAAGTTGAATATATTGAATCTGAAAACTTGGATAATGTAGACGATGCTGATGCAGTTCTGAAGGTATGTGCTTCTGTCTTGTGATTACATCAATTCCCATTAGTATCATAACTGTGATGAATTTGTTGTATCTGTCTATTTTAGAGATTTGGAACTACATTGTTTACGCCATTAAGAATCTGTTTGGTCTTATTGTTTCAGTCTGTTTTAGCTGGACTAGAGTCCAAGGACTGGATTTCACTCTGTGATGCTCTTAATAACGTTCGCCGACTTTCGATATTCCACAAGGAAGAAATGATGCATATGCTGTAAGCTTTGTTCTCTATGCTGATGTTTCTAAATAATTGTCTCTTAAAGTAGATTGGAAAATGCAAGTCTCACCATATCCCATTAACAGTGAAAAAGTGATACCACTTGTCGTGAAATCACTGAAAAATCCAAGAAGTGCGGTGTGTAAAACGGCATGCATGACATCTGCAGATATCTTCAGTGCatataataatcatataacAGATCTGTTGGAGCCTCTGGTAACTTTTCTATCTTTGCTATATTCTTTCACTGTTTACTGCGAACTTTACTTGTTCTTACAGCTTTTCATACACTTTATGCTTTCAGCTTACTCAACTACTCCTCAAGTCTTCCCAAGACAAACGGTTTGTTTGCGAGGCAGCAGAGAAAGCTTTAACAGCAATGACCAAATATGTTTCCCCAACCTTGCTGTTACCAAAGCTGCAACCTTGTCTCAAAAACAGGAATCCTCGGATCCGTGCCAAAGCATCATTATGCTTTTCTCGAAGTGTTCCTCGACTGGTAATACAAGTTCAACTTCATATATATCTCTCACAAAGGCATCGCATGTCATGTAAAAATTTCAACAATACCTTGCGTTATAATACATATTCCAGGGCGTTGAAGGGATTAAAGAATATGGAATCGACAAATTAGTTCAAGCAGCCGCATCTCAGCTTAGCGATCAGCTCCCTGAATCCCGTGAGGCTGCACGGACTGTCCTACTAGAACTTCAGAGCGTATATGAAAAAGCTCATCCTCTCATCAACCCTGAGACATCATCACCAGAAGAACAGCAAATCCCGGAGGTAGAGCCAATTACTTGGGAAACTTTCTGCAAGTCAAAACTGTCGGCTCTTAGCGCACAAGCCGTGCTTCGTGTCACCAATGTTGTCACTGTTACTGCTCGGGAGGGTTTGGTTACTACAggttcatcatcttcatcccagttataaacattttctactacaaattttttaaaaaccgTTTGCTACGAGTCATACGGTTTACATGGTATTCTCCGGCATGGCGGCATGATCTACCAAATTGGCAAATTATGGACCGATAAAAAGAGTGAACGTTCGTGTATGAAAAATCTTGGCTTCTTTCTgggttattttctttttgtggaTTCTCATCTGTCTTCACTACCAgtacttgtttctttttcttatgtgtatatattctATACCAAGATTTGGTAAGATAGTCATGAGTCTTTTGGTTATATGCAAAATTGGTCGGATTCTTTGAAGATTCAGTGATCATTAAATAGATAGCCAGTCTATGCTTCTTCCTCGTTGAAGTTTCTCTAGATTAAGCTTTGACTCATAGTAAAAGATTCTTTAATTTAGtcgattttttttagaatcaGAATCACGTCCGAGGCTTGGCTTATTGGTCAGATATTGAACCCAAAACTGAAAGTGATTTTTATTAGATTAAGAATTATAGAAAAGTATCTGAGTTCTGTCTGAACTAATACATCATAGTCTAGATAAATAATCTTCACCTCTACCATCGAAGACAAGTGGGATAAAACTCTCGCCTAAAAACAAGCAATGCCATAAGGCCCATAACCCTTATTTTGATTAATCTGTGAGGTGAAACAATAGCAGCAACTACATATGTATCATTTAGCTCTGTGAGAGCTCGCGGCTTCGTTTAGCTGCAGCAACAACTGCATTCATAAGTGTTGCCCGGAAAGAGCCTTTCTCTAGTTCATGAACTCCGGCTATTGTAGTGCCGCCAGGTGAGGTAACATCATCTTTCAACACACCTGGATGCTTCCCAGTTTTGCTAACCATCGTTGCAGCTCCAAGAACCTGTaataggaaacaaaaaacctCAAAGCTTAGGGTTCTCTTTCTAGTTTCGGTATTCAATACCATAATAAAGCAGATTAAAGAAGCGATGTAGATGTTCACTGACGGTCTGTGAAGCTAAACTCAATGCAAGCTCTCGGGGTAAACCAGCAGCTACTCCTCCATCGGCTAAAGCTTCAATTGCTAAAAATATGTATGCTGGTCCACTTCCACTgtaaaaagtttgaaattttcttgATTAGTGACTTGAACAACTCAAGCATTTCAGCAGCTACAGTGTTTTCCTGTACCTGAGACCAGTGACAGCATCAAACATTTTCTCATCAGCTTTCAATATCTTCCCCACCGCGCCAAACAACATAGCAACAATTGCTCCATCCTCTTCCGTTGCTCCTGTGCCAAGGCTCATAACTATATACACACAACATAATTGGCAAATGTAAGCATTTGACAGCTTCagagagaaacagaaatcacaaacaaaattcagaaatatCACAAATGCGAACACTCTGATAAACTATACCTGAAGCTGCCTCACCAACAGCGGCAGGTGTATTAGGCATCACCCTTATGAATCGATCTTGACCAGACCAttcctaaaaacaaaaaggagagacctttatgttttttaacCAAATTGAGCTCTAGAAACTCACAATGCAACACCATGGATAGTGACAACTTAAATGGCAAATGTATAGGAGTATAAATGATGCAAAACCTGTAAATCATTCAACTTGATTCCAGCTGCAACAGAAACCAGAATCTTATTCTTTGAAAGCTTCGACTTTAATTCTGTGACAGCCTTCTTAACTACATCATATGAAAGGTACAACTTTAAGTCAACACAAAATTACATTGATGAATCAATCATATAATCAATGGATAggtaagaaatatatataccaactTGAGGTTTCACAGAGAATATGACAACATCGCTTTCTTTAACAACCTGTCATTTTTTTGAAGATCGTCAATCTCAATTTAGTTCAtcaccacaacaacaacaacaagacattgaaaaagaacttacTTCTTCGCTAGTGGAGAAGACATTGACGCCAAAGGATTCGAAGACATCACGGCGATTGAGATTTGAGTGAACGGCGGTGCATATACGATTAGGAGGAAGCACACCGGAAGCAACCACACCTCTAGCTATACTCTCCGCCATTTTACCAGCTCCGATGAATCCTACCTTGAAACTCTCCGCCGGAATCGGAAGAATCTCCATCGGGAAAATTTAACGGGCCGGCTGGCGAGATACTTcggacgggtgagctgacgagctgcttgagacgggCGAGCTGATGAGCTACTTGAGACGGACCGGCTGACGAGATGCTTCAGACGGGTGAtctgacgagctgcttgagacgggCCGGCTGGCGAGATACTTcagacgggtgagctgacgagctgctcTTTGTCTCTAAGTGTCCTCGCGGCCTCCCCCTTTGACAAGACATGCTATTCCGTATTTATAGCCTTCTGCGCGTGTAGGGCATTCATCGAGGGATTTGACGAAACTACCCTTCGCCTTAATACTCCTTGGTTTGGAACTTATTTTGGGCTTTTGACTTGGGTTTGGGCATTGGGCCAAGTAGGCCCAATCCGACCCCTAACAGTTGCCCCCCAATCCTGATGCATCGTTGATGACGTGGATCAGGATTTCAGGTGCACGAAACTCAATCGAAGGAAGTGAAAAGTCGCGCATGGGGAAGAcgcaatgtttggtttgtctTTCATGATTCTCAAGGTTCGAGGATCGAAACGTCGCGTGGCTATCAAAGTATAGGCTGCTATTACGGCAATGTGCTGTCTCGGTGATAGTCAAGCGAGACGACAAGGAAGGTTAAAAGGGTCGCCTCGGCTGTTGCGTGACCGTCGCATTTCTGAAGAGCCTCCTGGATCAAAGTGGTCGTCTGGTGTTCGAGTTGGGATGTTCGAGTCATTCGAAAGTGGTTCTTTGAGGGGGAGAGGGAAGAGACGAGGGTCGTTAATCGTGATGAACAACGAGCTAGCGTTCCGAACTCGTCCGATGCGTTTTGCGTGCCAATGATCATTATTGGAGTTATCGTTTCGTTTGAAGGAGGCGTTCCTTTTGCTTTGAACTCTGGTGATGTTAAGCAAAGCACGTGTTGTGAGCTGGCGAGCTGGCAATGTGAAGTCAGGGATGTTAAGCAAAGCACGTGTTGTGAGCTGGCGAGCTGGCAATGTGAAGTCAGGGATGTTAAGCAAAGCACGTGTGTTGTGAGCTGGCGAGCTGGCAATGCAAATGGACGTTAACGGCGATCGTTATTAACGTGGTTAACGTTTactttctttacctttttgtATAAGAGCAACATGTTATGCTCATGCTTTCATTATCGAATAATCTGGTTGTAATCTCTCTCTAGAGACTTCTAGATTTCCCTCATCGTTTTACCGGAGCTCTCGTCGAGTCTCTTGTAGGTGAGAAGTTGATATCGCGTCTCTTTACGAACGTTGTATCAAGTGTGTTAATCGGAGTACTTTGTTTTCATCTCTCTGTTCTATTGATTTCAAACTCTGTCTATTCATTTCTGGTTTACGTTAACACTGGTATCAGAGCCAAGCGTTTCCTCGGAATCAATGGCAGAAACTCGTTCGCAGATGTTTTATCGGGAGGTTTCAGCTATTCACGAAACTATGTATCCGTCATTGAAAGTGGTTTGTGGTCACAAATCTGATGTGCGTTCCGGCAAAGCGGCGACGACGAATCAGCAATTTGGTGTTCAATCCTCACCGTGCATCGGAGAATCAATGTTGGATACGAGAGCTTACAACATTGGAAGATCCTCACAGCTGATATCTACAGCTCCGATCGTCACTCCTGACACCAGCAAAGAGAGAGTCGGTATGTCGAACAAATATTTTCCATTGGAAGAGAGATCTGATTTTGCGAGACTTGAGCATCTCAGATTTAATGGTGATAGAATTACAGAATGGTTGTTCCAGATTgaacaatttttcttaattgatCGTACTCCGGAGGAATTGAAAGTTGGTTTCGCTTCACTCCATTTCGATGACACTGCTGCGACTTTGCACCAATCAATTGTACAATCGATGTGGTGGAAGCATGTTAGGCATGATTGGTGGAGTTACAAACTGTTGTTGCAAGTGAGATATGATGAGCATGTTAATGACTCGATTGCAAAACTGACACAGTTGCAGGAGACTGAAGGAATAGAGGAGTATCATGCTCGATTTGAGTTGATTAGCACTAGATTGAACTTCGCTGAAGATtacttggttagtgtttacTTGGCAGGTTTGAGAACTGATACTCAACTGAATGTTAGGATGTTTGGACCTCAGACAATTCAACAATGTTTAATGTTGGGAAGATTATATGAGATGGCTCACCCAAAGAGTGTGCTTATCAGAAAAGAGAGTGATGATTATCAGAAAGAAGCTCAACATGTTTCAAGTAATGCTGCAGGAACTTCTATGATTAATGATGGTAATTGCATGATAGGTAATGATGGAGATCGATTCCTTAGTGGTTCAGACTTGGTAGAGAATGCGGTTGCGACGGTGAAGAAATATTTGGTTGAAATTGATGATGCTGTGTctagtgatgatgatcaaaATTCGGATGCTGGGGACGTATTTGGATTCAACATAGAAGAGTGTGAAACAGATTCATGGATTGAACATAAGCCGTTGATTCAAGATCAAGCCGCGTTTCACTCCATAGACATAGAAGGTGTCTCACAACTTCAGAAGGTTCGTTCAAACCTTAAGGATTTTGATAAAGTTGATGCAACAATGAATCAAATGCTGTCATCAATtggatttgttgttgatgaattaCACTCTAGTTGTGGAAGTGCTACCGTCCATGTCCAGAAGAAGCCTAGTAAGTCTCTCAAATCCTGGAAGTTCAAATTTAAAACCAGCTCACAAGACCAAGGGGATCATGAATCACTTCCAATAGGGTTACATATCAGATTCAAGTCCTGGAAATTTAAGTTCGTGAATAGAAATTTACAAATGATGAGAGAACATGGATATACAACACACTTTCAGCTAATGTCTGATAAGAGAGAACATCAAGAGATGTTCATTGTGGCCAGGATTGTTGATGTGAGATGTTTGCTTAGCATGA includes:
- a CDS encoding ARM repeat superfamily protein (ARM repeat superfamily protein; FUNCTIONS IN: binding; INVOLVED IN: biological_process unknown; LOCATED IN: cellular_component unknown; EXPRESSED IN: 22 plant structures; EXPRESSED DURING: 13 growth stages; CONTAINS InterPro DOMAIN/s: Armadillo-type fold (InterPro:IPR016024); BEST Arabidopsis thaliana protein match is: ARM repeat superfamily protein (TAIR:AT3G01450.1); Has 322 Blast hits to 322 proteins in 81 species: Archae - 0; Bacteria - 0; Metazoa - 157; Fungi - 10; Plants - 125; Viruses - 0; Other Eukaryotes - 30 (source: NCBI BLink).): MASNTLKEMNSLHVTEKISDCKASLTKPCVGKMNGKSEDRPLPNSASLDSSDSKVVEAEKPEPEIAIVEVEYIESENLDNVDDADAVLKSVLAGLESKDWISLCDALNNVRRLSIFHKEEMMHMLEKVIPLVVKSLKNPRSAVCKTACMTSADIFSAYNNHITDLLEPLLTQLLLKSSQDKRFVCEAAEKALTAMTKYVSPTLLLPKLQPCLKNRNPRIRAKASLCFSRSVPRLGVEGIKEYGIDKLVQAAASQLSDQLPESREAARTVLLELQSVYEKAHPLINPETSSPEEQQIPEVEPITWETFCKSKLSALSAQAVLRVTNVVTVTAREGLVTTGSSSSSQL
- the P5CR gene encoding pyrroline-5- carboxylate (P5C) reductase (pyrroline-5- carboxylate (P5C) reductase (P5CR); FUNCTIONS IN: pyrroline-5-carboxylate reductase activity; INVOLVED IN: response to salt stress, response to heat, proline biosynthetic process; LOCATED IN: cell wall, cytoplasm; EXPRESSED IN: 24 plant structures; EXPRESSED DURING: 15 growth stages; CONTAINS InterPro DOMAIN/s: NADP oxidoreductase, coenzyme F420-dependent (InterPro:IPR004455), NAD(P)-binding domain (InterPro:IPR016040), Delta 1-pyrroline-5-carboxylate reductase (InterPro:IPR000304); Has 7885 Blast hits to 7882 proteins in 2434 species: Archae - 115; Bacteria - 5234; Metazoa - 373; Fungi - 241; Plants - 70; Viruses - 0; Other Eukaryotes - 1852 (source: NCBI BLink).); translation: MEILPIPAESFKVGFIGAGKMAESIARGVVASGVLPPNRICTAVHSNLNRRDVFESFGVNVFSTSEEVVKESDVVIFSVKPQVVKKAVTELKSKLSKNKILVSVAAGIKLNDLQEWSGQDRFIRVMPNTPAAVGEAASVMSLGTGATEEDGAIVAMLFGAVGKILKADEKMFDAVTGLSGSGPAYIFLAIEALADGGVAAGLPRELALSLASQTVLGAATMVSKTGKHPGVLKDDVTSPGGTTIAGVHELEKGSFRATLMNAVVAAAKRSRELSQS
- the P5CR gene encoding pyrroline-5- carboxylate (P5C) reductase (pyrroline-5- carboxylate (P5C) reductase (P5CR); CONTAINS InterPro DOMAIN/s: NADP oxidoreductase, coenzyme F420-dependent (InterPro:IPR004455), NAD(P)-binding domain (InterPro:IPR016040), Delta 1-pyrroline-5-carboxylate reductase (InterPro:IPR000304); Has 7429 Blast hits to 7426 proteins in 2378 species: Archae - 102; Bacteria - 5104; Metazoa - 368; Fungi - 229; Plants - 70; Viruses - 0; Other Eukaryotes - 1556 (source: NCBI BLink).), encoding MEILPIPAESFKVGFIGAGKMAESIARGVVASGVLPPNRICTAVHSNLNRRDVFESFGVNVFSTSEEVVKESDVVIFSVKPQVVKKAVTELKSKLSKNKILVSVAAGIKLNDLQEWSGQDRFIRVMPNTPAAVGEAASVMSLGTGATEEDGAIVAMLFGAVGKILKADEKMFDAVTGLSGSGPAYIFLAIEALADGGVAAGLPRELALSLASQTVSSWSCNDG